In Streptomyces violaceusniger Tu 4113, one DNA window encodes the following:
- a CDS encoding DUF4287 domain-containing protein, with translation MSQIFSDETHRNLLSRIPQCTGREVADWLRTVDDGPAFFRFEEKVSWLRGEHQLAYGHAKAIIHEHDLRRAARKLL, from the coding sequence ATGTCCCAAATCTTCTCCGACGAGACTCACCGGAACCTACTCTCCCGCATCCCCCAGTGCACGGGCCGTGAAGTTGCCGACTGGCTGCGCACGGTCGACGATGGCCCCGCTTTCTTCCGCTTCGAGGAGAAGGTGAGCTGGTTGCGCGGCGAGCACCAGCTCGCCTACGGCCATGCGAAAGCCATCATCCATGAACACGACTTGAGGCGTGCGGCACGCAAGCTGCTGTAG
- a CDS encoding SAM-dependent methyltransferase — translation MSDAAGRIASLATEVLGDPLPIRVRAWDHSETGPPGAPTLVIRRRRALRRLLWRPGELGLARAWVAGDLDVEGDLYDALERLSGLLWERGPATAPRSRLRTAIQALRDPALRTATGKLIALAGPGLPPTPPREEARTGFAPLHSLRRDKKAISHHYDVGNDFYELVLGPSMVYSCAYWDTPDSALEDAQRAKLDLVCRKLALRPGQRLLDVGCGWGSMVLHAAREYGVRAVGVTLSEEQAAYARKRIADAGLTDQVEIRVQDYREVPDGPYDAISSIGMAEHVGSVRYAEYTAILHRLLRPGGRLLNHQIARRPQPDEEAYHVDEFIDRYVFPDGELAPVGRTVTQLEEAGFEVRDVEAIREHYALTLRSWVANLERSWPRAMRLTSPGRARVWRLYMAASALSFERNRIGVNQILAVRTPESGTSGLPLRARDWRG, via the coding sequence ATGTCCGACGCCGCTGGGCGGATCGCCAGCCTGGCCACGGAGGTGCTGGGAGACCCCCTCCCGATCCGCGTCCGCGCCTGGGACCACAGCGAGACCGGCCCGCCCGGCGCCCCCACCCTGGTCATCCGGCGCCGCCGCGCGCTGCGTCGGCTGCTGTGGCGGCCGGGCGAGCTGGGCCTGGCCCGCGCCTGGGTCGCCGGAGACCTGGACGTCGAGGGCGATCTGTACGACGCCCTGGAGCGGCTGTCCGGGCTGCTGTGGGAGCGCGGCCCCGCCACCGCGCCGCGGTCCCGGCTCCGCACCGCCATCCAGGCGCTGCGCGACCCGGCGCTGCGCACCGCCACCGGGAAGCTGATCGCGCTCGCCGGGCCGGGGCTGCCGCCGACCCCGCCCCGCGAGGAGGCGCGGACCGGCTTCGCTCCGCTGCACTCCCTGCGCCGCGACAAGAAGGCCATCAGCCACCACTACGACGTCGGCAACGACTTCTACGAGCTGGTGCTCGGGCCCTCGATGGTCTACTCCTGCGCCTACTGGGACACCCCGGATTCGGCGCTCGAGGACGCCCAGCGCGCCAAGCTGGACCTCGTCTGCCGCAAGCTGGCCCTGCGACCGGGCCAGCGGCTGCTGGACGTGGGGTGCGGCTGGGGCTCGATGGTGCTGCACGCGGCACGCGAATACGGAGTGCGCGCCGTCGGCGTCACGCTCTCCGAGGAGCAGGCGGCGTACGCCCGTAAGCGCATCGCGGACGCCGGGCTCACCGACCAGGTGGAGATCCGGGTCCAGGACTACCGTGAGGTGCCGGACGGGCCCTACGACGCCATCTCCTCCATCGGCATGGCCGAGCATGTGGGCTCCGTGCGCTACGCCGAGTACACCGCCATCCTGCACCGGCTGCTGCGGCCGGGCGGGCGGCTGCTGAACCACCAGATCGCCCGGCGCCCCCAGCCGGACGAAGAGGCGTACCACGTGGACGAGTTCATCGACCGGTATGTCTTCCCCGACGGTGAGCTCGCCCCGGTCGGCCGGACCGTCACCCAGCTCGAGGAGGCCGGCTTCGAGGTACGCGATGTGGAGGCCATCCGCGAGCATTACGCGCTCACGCTGCGGAGCTGGGTCGCCAACCTGGAGCGGTCCTGGCCGCGGGCCATGCGGCTGACCTCCCCGGGCCGGGCCCGGGTCTGGCGGCTCTACATGGCGGCCTCCGCCCTCTCCTTCGAACGCAACCGGATCGGGGTCAACCAGATCCTCGCCGTCCGCACCCCCGAGAGCGGGACCTCGGGGCTGCCGCTGCGCGCCCGCGACTGGCGCGGCTGA
- a CDS encoding ABC transporter ATP-binding protein encodes MTTTPFGVETAHRTSAAAARATDLSKVYGEGETQVIALDSVSVEFRQAEYTAIMGPSGSGKSTLMHCMAGLDTISSGSARIGDVELTTLKDKKLTQLRRDKIGFIFQAFNLLPTLNALENITLPMDIAGRKADAAWLDKVVATVGLAGRLKHRPNQLSGGQQQRVAVARALAGQPEIIFADEPTGNLDSRSGAEVLGFLRNSVREMGQTIVMVTHDPVAASYADRVVFLADGRIVDDLRNPTADSVLDRMKRFDAKGRTS; translated from the coding sequence GTGACCACCACCCCCTTCGGCGTCGAAACCGCCCACCGCACGTCAGCGGCGGCCGCCCGGGCCACCGATCTCTCCAAGGTCTACGGCGAAGGCGAGACCCAGGTCATCGCCCTGGACTCGGTCTCCGTCGAGTTCCGCCAGGCGGAGTACACCGCGATCATGGGCCCCTCGGGCTCCGGCAAGTCGACGCTGATGCACTGCATGGCGGGTCTCGACACGATCTCCAGCGGCTCGGCCCGGATCGGCGACGTCGAACTGACCACGCTCAAGGACAAGAAGCTCACCCAGCTACGCCGCGACAAGATCGGCTTCATCTTCCAGGCGTTCAACCTGCTGCCGACGCTGAACGCGCTGGAGAACATCACCCTCCCTATGGACATCGCCGGTCGCAAGGCCGACGCCGCGTGGCTGGACAAGGTCGTGGCCACGGTCGGTCTGGCCGGGCGGCTCAAGCACCGGCCCAACCAGCTGTCGGGTGGTCAGCAGCAGCGCGTCGCGGTGGCCCGCGCCCTGGCCGGCCAGCCGGAGATCATCTTCGCCGACGAGCCGACCGGAAACCTGGACTCCCGTTCCGGCGCCGAGGTCCTGGGCTTCCTGCGCAACTCGGTGCGGGAGATGGGCCAGACGATCGTGATGGTGACCCACGACCCGGTCGCCGCGTCCTACGCCGACCGCGTGGTCTTCCTCGCCGACGGCCGGATCGTGGACGACCTGCGCAACCCCACCGCCGACTCGGTCCTCGACCGCATGAAGCGCTTCGACGCCAAGGGCCGTACGAGCTGA
- a CDS encoding ABC transporter permease, translated as MLRTALRNVLAHKARLLMTVLAVMLGVAFVAGTLVFTNTISDAYQKSSQKGFQGVDVAISPDKKDDDSAIPGDAPRLSQQVLDKAAKAPGVGSAYGVVNGYSALADKKGDLLGGGFSNRGGNYYPGADGKDPRYTMAEGRAPKAAGEIALDSKTAERGKYKAGDSIRVSVDGPVRTEKVVGVFTTDDGTVAAGGTLALYDTVTAQKLFAKPGQFDEIDVKAAAGTSQATLKSEIDKVLPEQAKATTGKKLAKDQAKVIEEGMSSMQTAMLVFAGIALFVGIFIIVNTFSMLVAQRTRELALMRAVGATRRQVTRSVLLEATFVGAVAAVVGLAAGVGIGALLRSVLNSTGASVPDGPLVVAPTTVLVSVLVGVVVTVLSAWLPGRRAAKIPPVAAMNSVHAAPTTRGLVVRNTIGSLFAAAGVALVVAGAGMSGSDGQGPMAFGAAVLVIGVFILTPLLSRPLIAAVSPVLRIFGMPGKLARQNAVRNPRRTAATASALMVGLTLITGMTVIAGSMQKGINNMAADGLKSDYVVSMGGDGVRPLSPEVSKTLAKVPDVTAISPLRSSPARVAGDTETLMGVDPKAIKELVNVDFTEGSFGALGGTKVLVDDKIAHNNHWKVGSAFPVTYEDGSKGRLTVGGVYEGNQMVNGVMLDSATVTPHMTTVADFQVMLKTKGGATQDTQNLLKKTLGDNPAIKVQNKQDLSDEIAKAFTLMLNMLYGLLGMAVIVAVLGVINTLAMSVFERSKEIGMLRAIGLDRAGIKRMVRLESLVISLFGGVLGIGLGVFFGWAAGELIASELPTYEMVLPWARMGLFLLMAALVGVIAALWPARRASKLNMLMAIKAE; from the coding sequence ATGCTCCGTACAGCCCTGCGCAATGTGCTTGCGCACAAGGCCCGGTTGCTGATGACCGTGCTCGCCGTGATGCTCGGTGTGGCCTTCGTCGCCGGCACCCTGGTCTTCACCAACACCATCTCCGACGCCTACCAGAAGAGCTCCCAGAAGGGCTTCCAGGGCGTCGACGTCGCCATCAGCCCGGACAAGAAGGACGACGACTCCGCCATCCCCGGTGACGCCCCCCGGCTGAGCCAGCAGGTGCTCGACAAGGCGGCCAAGGCGCCCGGCGTCGGCTCCGCCTACGGTGTCGTGAACGGCTACTCCGCCCTCGCCGACAAGAAGGGCGACCTGCTCGGCGGCGGCTTCTCCAACCGCGGCGGCAACTACTACCCGGGAGCCGACGGCAAGGACCCCCGGTACACGATGGCCGAGGGCCGCGCCCCCAAGGCCGCGGGTGAGATCGCGCTCGACTCCAAGACCGCCGAGCGCGGCAAGTACAAGGCCGGGGACTCCATCCGGGTCTCCGTCGACGGCCCGGTGCGCACCGAGAAGGTCGTCGGCGTCTTCACCACCGACGACGGCACTGTCGCGGCCGGCGGCACCCTCGCGCTCTACGACACGGTCACCGCCCAGAAGCTGTTCGCCAAGCCCGGGCAGTTCGACGAGATCGACGTGAAGGCCGCCGCGGGCACCTCGCAGGCGACGCTGAAGTCCGAGATCGACAAGGTCCTGCCCGAGCAGGCCAAGGCCACCACCGGCAAGAAGCTCGCCAAGGACCAGGCCAAGGTGATCGAAGAGGGCATGAGCAGCATGCAGACCGCGATGCTGGTGTTCGCCGGGATCGCGCTCTTCGTCGGCATCTTCATCATCGTCAACACCTTCTCCATGCTGGTCGCCCAGCGCACCAGGGAGCTCGCCCTGATGCGCGCGGTGGGTGCGACCCGCCGTCAGGTGACCCGGTCGGTGCTGCTGGAGGCCACCTTCGTGGGTGCCGTCGCGGCCGTGGTGGGCCTCGCGGCCGGTGTCGGCATCGGCGCCCTGCTGCGCTCGGTGCTCAACTCCACCGGGGCCAGCGTCCCGGACGGTCCGCTGGTCGTCGCGCCGACCACCGTGCTGGTCTCGGTGCTCGTGGGCGTCGTGGTGACCGTGCTCTCCGCCTGGCTGCCCGGCCGCCGCGCCGCCAAGATCCCGCCGGTCGCCGCGATGAACAGCGTGCACGCCGCGCCGACCACCCGTGGTCTGGTGGTCCGCAACACCATCGGCTCGCTCTTCGCCGCGGCCGGTGTCGCCCTGGTGGTGGCCGGTGCGGGCATGAGCGGCAGCGACGGCCAGGGCCCGATGGCGTTCGGCGCGGCCGTCCTGGTGATCGGCGTCTTCATCCTCACCCCGCTGCTGTCCCGGCCGCTGATCGCGGCCGTCTCCCCGGTGCTGCGGATCTTCGGGATGCCCGGCAAGCTGGCCCGGCAGAACGCGGTGCGCAACCCGCGCCGTACCGCCGCCACCGCCTCCGCCCTGATGGTCGGCCTCACCCTGATCACCGGCATGACGGTGATCGCGGGGAGCATGCAGAAGGGCATCAACAACATGGCCGCCGACGGGCTGAAGTCCGACTACGTGGTCAGCATGGGCGGGGACGGCGTACGGCCGCTGTCGCCGGAGGTGTCCAAGACCCTGGCCAAGGTGCCCGACGTCACCGCGATCAGCCCGCTGCGCTCCTCCCCGGCCCGGGTCGCCGGTGACACCGAGACCCTGATGGGCGTCGACCCCAAGGCCATCAAGGAACTGGTGAACGTGGACTTCACCGAGGGCTCCTTCGGCGCGCTCGGGGGCACCAAGGTCCTCGTCGACGACAAGATCGCCCACAACAACCACTGGAAGGTCGGCTCCGCCTTCCCCGTGACCTACGAGGACGGCAGCAAGGGCCGGCTGACCGTGGGCGGTGTCTACGAGGGCAACCAGATGGTCAACGGCGTCATGCTCGACAGCGCCACGGTCACCCCGCACATGACGACCGTCGCCGACTTCCAGGTGATGCTGAAGACCAAGGGCGGCGCCACGCAGGACACCCAGAACCTGCTGAAGAAGACGCTCGGCGACAACCCCGCGATCAAGGTCCAGAACAAGCAGGACCTCTCGGACGAAATCGCCAAGGCCTTCACCCTGATGCTGAACATGCTCTACGGGCTGCTCGGCATGGCCGTGATCGTCGCGGTGCTCGGGGTCATCAACACCCTGGCGATGTCGGTCTTCGAACGGTCCAAGGAGATCGGCATGCTGCGGGCGATCGGCCTGGACCGGGCCGGTATCAAGCGGATGGTGCGGCTGGAGTCACTGGTCATCTCGCTCTTCGGCGGAGTGCTCGGCATCGGCCTCGGCGTCTTCTTCGGCTGGGCGGCCGGTGAGCTGATCGCCTCCGAGCTGCCGACCTACGAGATGGTGCTGCCGTGGGCCCGGATGGGTCTGTTCCTGCTGATGGCCGCGCTGGTCGGCGTGATCGCCGCGCTGTGGCCGGCCCGGCGGGCCTCCAAGCTCAACATGCTGATGGCCATCAAGGCCGAATAG
- a CDS encoding Bax inhibitor-1/YccA family protein, with product MRSSNPVFSRRGFSRSGGYAGFGAAPQAGNPVAGQGNPYAQTQAPTNPYAAGDQQNLTPEQLQQMYGAPPAGPLQTGRMTMDDVVMRTGMTLGTVIVAAAVAWIAQLPVGVGFGAALVAMVLGLVQAFKRTASPALIMGYALFEGLFLGVISQVYNDRWSGIPMQAVLGTMAVFVGVLVAYKTRLIRVNARFQRFVLAAAIGFVLLMAVNLLFAAIGGGDGLGFRSGGLGIVFGLVGVVLGAAFLAMDFKQIEDGVQYGAPREESWLAAFGLTLSLVWIYLELLRLISIFRD from the coding sequence ATGAGGAGCAGCAACCCGGTCTTCTCGCGACGGGGGTTCAGCCGCAGCGGCGGCTACGCCGGTTTCGGCGCGGCGCCGCAGGCCGGGAACCCCGTCGCCGGTCAGGGCAATCCGTACGCGCAGACACAGGCGCCCACGAACCCCTATGCGGCGGGCGACCAGCAGAATCTGACCCCTGAGCAGCTGCAGCAGATGTACGGCGCGCCGCCGGCGGGCCCGCTGCAGACCGGCCGGATGACGATGGACGACGTCGTCATGCGCACCGGTATGACGCTCGGCACCGTCATCGTCGCCGCCGCGGTCGCGTGGATCGCGCAGCTTCCGGTGGGCGTGGGCTTCGGCGCCGCGCTCGTGGCGATGGTGCTCGGTCTCGTCCAGGCGTTCAAGCGCACGGCCTCGCCTGCGCTGATCATGGGTTACGCCCTCTTCGAGGGTCTCTTCCTCGGCGTCATCAGCCAGGTGTACAACGACCGCTGGTCCGGCATCCCGATGCAGGCCGTGCTCGGCACGATGGCCGTGTTCGTCGGTGTGCTCGTCGCGTACAAGACCCGTCTCATCCGGGTGAACGCGCGATTCCAGCGCTTCGTGCTCGCCGCCGCCATCGGCTTCGTGCTGCTGATGGCGGTCAACTTGCTGTTCGCCGCCATCGGAGGCGGGGACGGCCTCGGCTTCCGCAGCGGTGGCCTCGGCATCGTCTTCGGCCTCGTCGGTGTCGTGCTCGGCGCGGCGTTCCTGGCGATGGACTTCAAGCAGATCGAGGACGGCGTCCAGTACGGCGCTCCGCGCGAGGAGTCCTGGCTGGCGGCCTTCGGGCTGACGCTCTCGCTGGTGTGGATCTACCTGGAGCTGCTCCGGCTGATCTCGATCTTCAGGGACTAG